Part of the Pseudobdellovibrionaceae bacterium genome is shown below.
CAGGCCCACAAGAAAAATCACTGCGGGCCTGCCCTTTAAATCAATGGCTTCAGCGTTTCCGCCAAGAACTCGCACCAACTCATCTTGTACGATTTTTGTAAATTGCTGACCGGCGGAGACGCTGCCAAGCACTTCCTGACCCAGCGCTTTTTCTTTAACGCCATCGACAAAAGACTTCACCACCTTAAAGTTGACGTCAGCCTCTAGCAGACTCATGCGGATTTCTTTAATCGCCTGCTGAATATTTTCTTCAGTGATGCGACCTTGTCCGCGAATTTTCTTTAAGCTTCCTAAAAGTTTATCAGATAGATTCTCAAACATATCCCGTTCTCCAAAAAAATATCACATCACCAGCGAGTGAATGAGCCGTGACGCAGGCTTCGAAGGGCAATCAGGTTAAGCAACAATAGAGTTGCCAAAGCCATCGCGGCCGCACCTAAAAGACTCACGTCACTTTGGCCGAGAATGCCATACCTCACTCCGTTAATCAGGTACAACAACGGATTCACTTTCGACAAAGCCTTCCAGAAAGGATGTAAGTTCTCCAGTGAGAAAAACACGCCCCCTAAGTAGATTAAGGGCAGCAGTACAAAACTTCCCACCGCACTCAACTGATCCACCGTGCGTGCCCAAAAGGCCACCGACAGGCCCAGCATTGAAAAAGCCAGCCCACCGGTGATTACAAAAAACAATAAAACCAAGGGATGAGCCACAGAAAGCCATTTTTCATACATGACAAAATGGAAAATTTGCCCCACAGCAAAGGTGATGGCTGCCACCACCAATCCTCGAACCAGGCCACCCACGGCCACCGCCCAAACAATTTGCTGCTCCCCGAGAGGAGATACTTTGTAATCTTCCAAATCACCACTGAATTTCGAACTGGCAATAGAACTTGAAGAGTTTTGAAAGGCATTATTTAAACAGCCCATCATCACAAGGCCCGGAATCAAAAAAGCCAGGTAGCTAAAGCTGGAGCTCAGTTCTATACTTTGCCCGAGACTGACGCCAAAAATTAAAAGATAAAGAGTGGAACTCACAATAGGTGCGGCCACGGTTTGCACAATCACTTTTCGAAAGCGTTGAATCTCTCTCCAAACCAAGGTCAAAAAAGGCGTGTACCGGTATTCGCGCACAAGTGTTGAATGCATAACTAGCTGTCCCCCAAAACCGATTTAAAAGCGTCTTCTAGTCGACCCTCTTGAATCCGCACATCCATGATAGACTTCATGTCGAGCTTTAGTTCCGTTAATAAATCACCAACGCCCATCTCGGCTGGCACCCGAAATCGCAGAGATTTCTCTTCCACTTCCACCAACAGGGGATGATCGATTTGAGAAAATTTATCTTTAAAATAAAAACAAATTTCTCTTTGCGTTAAATCCTGAACCAATCCCTTTGTGGGGCCCAAGCGAACGAGAGTTCCCTTTTGCAAAATCCCCACCCGATCACATAACTCCTCCGCCTCTTCAAGGTAATGGGTGGTCAAAAGCACTGTCATACCCTCTGAACGCAGCTCTTGCACAAATTCCCAAAGGTTCGTTCGAAGCTCAATGTCGACTCCGGCAGTGGGCTCATCAAGCAACAACAGCTCAGGCTCATGAACCAGGGCTTTGGCAATCAACAAGCGCCGTTTCATACCTCCACTCAGTTGTTTCACTCGGCGATCTCGTTGTTCCCAAAGTTGAAGTCTTTGCAGTAAATAGTCGATTCGGTCTTTGCACCGACGAATTCCAAAAAAGCCTGCGTAAAACTGCAAAATCTCTGTCACCGTAAAATAGCCATGATTAATTAATTCTTGTGGCACAAATCCTATGCGCATTTTTGCAAGTTTTGGCTCAGACACCACATCGTGACCAAAAACCTTTACCACTCCTTCAGTAGGTTTTTCGATGGTCACAATAGTAGAAATAATAGAGGTCTTCCCTGCGCCATTGGGACCGAGAAGCCCAAAGATTTCGCCTTTTTTAAGGGAAAAAGACACATCATTCACAGCTCGAAGTGTGCCGTAGTTTTTCACTAAGTGACTGATTTCTAATGGCTGCTGCAAAATCCACTCTCCTGGCTGCTGTGTCCTTGCCCTTTGTCTAGCTCGATCTCTTTTTAGCTGAAAACAGCAGTTATAGCCCCCGATGAGGATTTTAAACAGCTTTAGATGCTGTGCGGCAGGGAAATAAAGGAAAAACAGGTCAAGTCATTGCACTCACGTGTCGATAACAATACATGGCTGAACTCACTCATAAAAGCATGATACCCATTCCCATCAGCGAACTGATTGCAGGGATAAAAATACCCGTAGATATATTCGTGCGGCTGGGAGATGCAAAATTTGTGTTGCTGGCTCGCGCCAACACAGTTACCCAAAAAGATCAGCTCCGCACCTATGAGGGCAAAGAAGTCGAATATCTTTGGGTCAAAAAATCTGAATATGGACGACTCACACGCAAGACCATCGCCATTGCCGGAGTTGTATTAAACAACGACAATTTAAATGTGGGTCAAAAAAGCCTCGTTCTCACTGCTGCTGCGCAATCTGTATTTAAAGAGCTTACCCACATAGGCTTGAACCTGGATTCTTTTAGTCATGCCAAAAAAGTGACCGAAGCCACCGTGGCTTTGGTTGAAAACCACAGCACTCTCCATTCACTTATGGAGAGCTTAAAACAGTGCTCTGAGCCCACGCTGCGACATTCAATGGCCGTAAGCGTAGTCAGTGTGATGATGGGACAAGCCATGAAGTGGGAGAACAAACTCACTCTTGAAAAATTGGCCCTTGGTGGATTGTTGCATGACATCGGAAAAAAAGTATTGCCTCCAGAAATCCTCAACAAACCTCTGGCCATGATGAGTTCAAAAGAAGTGGAGCTCTACCAAACTCACCCATTTAAAGGCATGGAGATGCTCGTGAGCTTAGGCGTGGTCCCCGATGATGTGGTTTCTATTGTTTACGAACACCATGAAAACTCTATTGGCCAAGGGTTTCCTCAAAAATTGCGCAATGTGAAAATTCATCCCCTGGCCCGAGTCACAGCTCTGGCAAACGCCTTTATCAATCTAACCATTCCCTCGCCGGCCCATCCCCATTCAAAAAATCCAAGGGAAGCCTTAATGGTGATTGAACATACCATGGGACAGCCTTATAACAGAGAGACGTTTAGGGCTCTTAAAGCCATTGTAGATAATGTTCACTTAAAACCCGATGTGGCCTAGTCACCTCATGCCTGTAGTCAAATTTCGAATTGAAAAGCTAGATTGCCATTTGCACAAATGGCAAAAAAACCTGTCTCAAACTCAGAGTTTGCGCCTGGGCCTGGGCCTTGCCCTATTCACATTTTCGGGCTTGTTGCCCT
Proteins encoded:
- a CDS encoding ABC transporter ATP-binding protein yields the protein MQQPLEISHLVKNYGTLRAVNDVSFSLKKGEIFGLLGPNGAGKTSIISTIVTIEKPTEGVVKVFGHDVVSEPKLAKMRIGFVPQELINHGYFTVTEILQFYAGFFGIRRCKDRIDYLLQRLQLWEQRDRRVKQLSGGMKRRLLIAKALVHEPELLLLDEPTAGVDIELRTNLWEFVQELRSEGMTVLLTTHYLEEAEELCDRVGILQKGTLVRLGPTKGLVQDLTQREICFYFKDKFSQIDHPLLVEVEEKSLRFRVPAEMGVGDLLTELKLDMKSIMDVRIQEGRLEDAFKSVLGDS
- a CDS encoding HD domain-containing protein encodes the protein MAELTHKSMIPIPISELIAGIKIPVDIFVRLGDAKFVLLARANTVTQKDQLRTYEGKEVEYLWVKKSEYGRLTRKTIAIAGVVLNNDNLNVGQKSLVLTAAAQSVFKELTHIGLNLDSFSHAKKVTEATVALVENHSTLHSLMESLKQCSEPTLRHSMAVSVVSVMMGQAMKWENKLTLEKLALGGLLHDIGKKVLPPEILNKPLAMMSSKEVELYQTHPFKGMEMLVSLGVVPDDVVSIVYEHHENSIGQGFPQKLRNVKIHPLARVTALANAFINLTIPSPAHPHSKNPREALMVIEHTMGQPYNRETFRALKAIVDNVHLKPDVA
- a CDS encoding ABC transporter permease, translated to MHSTLVREYRYTPFLTLVWREIQRFRKVIVQTVAAPIVSSTLYLLIFGVSLGQSIELSSSFSYLAFLIPGLVMMGCLNNAFQNSSSSIASSKFSGDLEDYKVSPLGEQQIVWAVAVGGLVRGLVVAAITFAVGQIFHFVMYEKWLSVAHPLVLLFFVITGGLAFSMLGLSVAFWARTVDQLSAVGSFVLLPLIYLGGVFFSLENLHPFWKALSKVNPLLYLINGVRYGILGQSDVSLLGAAAMALATLLLLNLIALRSLRHGSFTRW